TACACGCTTCCGGTTTTGGTATACAGGATGCACTTGAAAAGAAAATATCCCTTGAGTTAAAAGACGTGTTGCTCAAAGAAGCATTGGACAAGATCGGGAATCTCGCTGACGTATCATTTATATACGCCGGCAACTCTGTCACAGCCATCGACAAGGTCGATGTGAATGCTCATAATGAAAAGGTGGGAATGCTCCTCAATAGATTATTAAAACCTTATTCTCTGTCGTATACCGTATTGTATGATCGTATCATCATCCGCCAGGCAGAAAAGAAGATCAATTCAAGTGTCATCAATACCGGCCATGCCGTGGCCTTCCGCACACAGGACATTAAAGGTGTGGTACTCACCATCAACAACGAACCACTGCCAGGTGTAGCAGTGATGATCAAAGGGACTACAAGGGGAACAACTACCAATGATAATGGTGTGTTCGAGTTAAAAAATATTCCGGCTAATGCCGTCCTCGTTATCAATCTTACCGGTTATGAATCGCAGGAGATTTCACTGGCTACTATCAAAAGAGATCAGTTGACCGTTATACTGAAAGAAAAAACAACCAAGCTACAGGAGGTAGTTGTTACCGGATTTCAAAACATTGATAAAAATAAGTTTTCTGGTGCTGCTACCCGTATTAAAATGGAGGATGCGAAGATAGACGGTATGGCCGATGTAAGCCGCATGCTGGAAGGCCGCGTAGCCGGTGTGTCTATTCAAAACGTATCCAGCACATTCGGTTCTGCTCCTAAGATCCGTGTACGTGGCGCAACCTCTATTAATGGTGATAATAAACCATTGTGGGTAGTAGACGGTGTTGTACTTGAAGATGTAGTGAACATCAGCAATGATCAGCTGTCCAGTGGAGACCCTACCACGCTGATGGGCTCCTCTGTTGCCGGTCTGAACCCGAACGATATAGAGAGCTTCGATATTCTGAAAGATGCTGCCGCTACAGCTTTGTATGGTGCCCGTGCTATGAATGGGGTAGTGGTGATCACTACCAAAAAAGGTAGGGTAGGTAAACCATCTGTTGTATACAGCGGCAATTTCAGCACCCAGCTGAAACCCAACTATGGTAATTATAATATCATGAATTCAGGCCAGCAAATGTCCGTACTGGCAGAACTGGAGCGCAAAGGCGCGCTGACTTCAGATATTCTTTCCCGTGCTGATAACGGGGTCTATGGAAAGATGTATGAGCAGCTGAATGCAGATGAAAATGGCAACTTCCCATTAGAAAATACACCGGCGGCAAAGCGTAAGTTTTTGCTTAGATATGCTTCTGCCAATACTGACTGGTTCAACATCCTGTTCCGTACCAGTTTTATCCAGGAGCACTCCCTCAGTATTTCCTCCGGTACAGACAAGTCTCAGTCCTATTTCTCCACCAGCTTTTATCACGATAAAGGCTGGACAGTCGCCGACAGGGTAAGCCGGTACACACTCAACTTCCGGAACAACTATAAGTTGTCCGACAAGATCTCGGCCGGCTTCTCTGTCTTAGGCTCTGTACGTCAGCAGAAAGCACCCGGTGCCCTGAGCCGTACCAGCAATCCTGTAGAAGGGCAGTATGACCGTGATTTTGACATCAACCCGTTCAGCTATGCACTGAACACCAGCCGTACGCTGACAGCCTTTGATGAAAGTGGAAAGAGAGAATACTTCAGAAGGAATTTTGCACCGTTCAACATTCTCACGGAAGTAGAAAATAATTACCTCAAAATAAACATGATGGACCTTCGCCTGCAGGGAGACTTTTCCTGGAAGCTCGCGAAGAACCTTCGCTATGAACTGGTAGGTGCACTGCGCTATGTAAAGTCATCACGCGAACACCAGATCACAGAGAACAGTAATATGGCGAATGCTTACCGTGCAAACGGGAATTCTACCATTGCAGAAAACAATAAGTTCCTCTACCGTGATCCGGACAATCCCGACGCATTGCCACAGGTGGTATTGCCTTATGGTGGTTTTTACAACCGTACGGAAGACCTGCTGGTCAACTACGATTTCCGTAACAGTTTGAACTACTCTCTCAATGTGGCAGACAGGCATAACCTGAATGTACTGGTAGGACAGCAGGTAAAGTATGCTGACAGGCAGAACTCGTCGAACACCGGTTATGGTTACCAGTATGAAAACGGTGGTGTAGCCTTCACTGATCCCCGTATCCTGAAGCAAACTATCGAGAGCAATTTTCCATACTATGGTATGAGCCAGGACTACGACCGCTTTGCAGCATTCTATGCCAGTGCCACATATGCTTTCAAAGAGAAGTATAACCTGACAGGTACTACCCGCTATGATGGGTCGAACAAACTGGGTCGTTCTAAGAATGCACGCTGGTTACCTACCTGGAGTATATCGGGCAGCTGGAACATAGACAAAGAAGCATTTATGAAACAGGCGTCGTGGGTAGATTATCTTGCTTTACGCGCCAGCTATGGTCTGACAGCCAGCATGGGCCCTGCTACCAACTCCAACATTGTTTACCAGACTGTGAACACAAACCGCGGTCACCTCGATGAAGTAGAATCAGTTATTAAGATCGCACACCTGCAGAACGATGACCTTACCTGGGAGAAGATGTACACCACTAACATTGGGCTGGATGGTACCTTCTTCGACAGACGCTTCAATTTCTCTATCGATGCATACAACAAAAAAAGCTTTGACCTGATCAGCCTGATCAAAACATCCGGTATAGGTGGTGAACTGTATAAGGCGGCTAACTATGCGGACATGACTTCAAAAGGGATCGAAGTAATGGTAGGCGGTGACATCGTGCGCACTAAAGACTGGGGCTGGAAAGCAAATGTGACCTTCGGTTACAATACCAACAAGATCACTAATGCAAAGAACATCCCTTCCATCTTTGACCTGGTAGTACCGGAAGGTGGTAATAAAGAAGGATATCCTGTCAGAGGCCTGTTCTCTATTAAATATGAAGGCCTGGATCCAAAGAATGGTTATCCCCGTTTCCTGAACCAGAGTGGTAATAGCAGCCCGGATGTATACCTGCAGGATCTGAATACCTCTCACCTGGTATATGAAGGCCCTGTAGATCCTCCTGCCAATGGTGGTCTGTCCAATACTTTCCGATACAAGAATTTATCCCTGAATGTATTTGTCACTTACCAGTGGGGCAACAAGATCAGGCTGTACCCTGCCTTTAAAACAGCGTACTCTGACCTGGATGCAATGCCCAAAGAGTTCTATGACCGTTGGGTAATGCCGGGCGAAGAGACCGTGACAAGAACACCTTCTATTCTCGATGCCCTGGAGCAAAATGTGATTTACGGCACTTATCCATATAACAACTATAACTATTCGACCGATAGAGTGGCCAAAGGAGATATGATCCGTTTGAAGACAGTATCCCTCACATATCAGCTGCCGCAACACCTGACCAGGAAAGCTGGTTTAAGTAACCTGTCTGTTACCGGTGCTGCCATCAATCCATGGCTGATTTATGCAGACAGTAAGCTGAGAGGACAGGATCCTGAATTCTTCAATACAGGAGGTGTAGCTCAACCTATTCAAAAGCAATTCACCCTTTCATTAAAAGTAGGACTCTAAAAAGAAGAAGACTAACATGAAAAATTTTACACGGGTATCATTGATCAGTCTGGGCCTGCTTACTATGAGTAGCTGCAGTAAATATCTGGACCAATCTCCTGATAGTACCTGGACAGAATTAAATACACCGCAAAAGGTATCCCAGTTATTAGGTACAGCTTATCCGCAGGCTAACTATATCGTGTTTGCTGAAGCGATGTCTGACAACGTAACAGACAAAGGTGCCGGGGTTATAGAAAGGACAAATGAAGATCCATATTTCTTCAATGATGTAAACGACATTAAAGAAGATTCTCCTGAGTGGTACTGGACAGCATGCTACAAAGCGATTGCCGCCTGTAACAATGCACTCAAGGCGTGTGAGAACGCGCCTGATTCTTCCCGGTATCGGGCACAAAAGGGAGAAGCGCTGGTAGCAAGAGCATATGCACACTTTATGCTGGTGAACTTCTTCTCGAAATTTTACAATGCTGCCACAGCCGCTACTGATCCGGGTATCCCATATGTAATAGAACCTGAGACAGTAGTATTCGAGCAATACAACCGTGGTACGGTTGCTGAAGTGTATGATAAAATTGAAAAAGATCTGCTGGCTGGCATTCCCCTGATCAACGACGAAAAATACGAGGTTCCTCATTACCACTTCAATAAATCAGCGGCTCACGCCTTTGCCACCAGGTTCTACCTGTTTAAGAAAGATTATGCAAAGGTGGTGGAGTTTGCCAACAAAACATTCCCAAACAATGACCTGGCCAGTTACATGCGTCCATGGAATACGACCTACAGAACAATGACCCCGTCTATGCTGTGGGAAACTTATGCCAGGGCTACTGAAAAGTGCAATCTGCTCCTCGTGGAAACACAGTCCACTTACGGCAGAAATCTGGCACGATACCGTTTTGGCCTGGACAATAACATTGAAACTTCCGTACTGTCGAAGAATGTGGCAGGTGGTAATTACTCCTATCCAATATACTACTATGGTACCCGCGATTACTTTGTACCAAAGCTGACAGAATACTTTGTAAAGGCATCTGTGAACGCGACAATCGGAGATCCTTATGTAATGGTACCCCTGTTTACTACAGAAGAAGTTTTGTTCAACAGGGCCGAGGCGAACCTTTACCTGGGCAATACTGCTGATGTGCTCTCCGATCTGAACCTGTTTGCCAGCAAGCGTATCGTGAATTATGATGCCGGCAGGCATGCGGTAAGCGTTGCCAAAGCACAGACGTTTTACAACACATCAAATAGTAACAATGCACTCCTGAATACCATTCTTGATTTTAAGAGAGCAGAGTTTTTACAGGAAGGGCATCGCTGGTTTGATTTACAACGGTATGGCGTCACCATCACCCACTACGACATCTATGGTAATAAGACAACTGTAGCTGCTGATGATAACCGCCGTGTATTGCAGTTGCCATTGTCTGCCCAGACAGCAGGTCTCGCTTTAAATCCAAGATAACAACCAAAAAATATTTGCATATATGAAACCGTTAAACGCATTCTTTTTCTTTCTGCTGGTGATCGCACTGGCGGCTTGTTCGAAAGAAAACGATGATCTAAGTGGTGTGCAAGATATCCCCGGCCTGGGTGGCGACACCTGGGTCGAGGATTCTTTAGACAAATGGCTGCATGATTCCCTCACCGTGCCTTACAACATAGAGGTGAAATACAAATGGGATCAGTTTGAATTTGATGTGACAAAAACTTTAGTGCCACCCAAAGAAGAAGTGGTGGTTCCTGCTATGCAGGCAATCAGGAAGGTTTGGATAGATAATTATATCAGATATGCCGGAGAACTTTTCTTCAAAAAGTATTCTCCCAAATTTTTCATCCTCTCAGGTAGTGCCAGCTGGAATGACAATGGTACCATCACCCTGGGTACTGCCGAAGGAGGCCGCAAGGTGGTCATGTACCTGCTGAACGAATTCCGTACCAAAGGAATGGATGGCTACCGGCTGGGTGATACCGCCAACGTGAAACAGATCTTTCACGTAATAGAGCACGAATTCGGGCACATCCTGCACCAGAATGTTATGTATCCAAGCGAGTTCAAAAAGATCAGTGTAGGGCTTTATACGGCCAACTGGAATAATATCTACGATTCCGATGCGCACCAGGATGGCTTTGTAACCCCCTATGCCATGAGCAGCGAAAATGAGGATTTCGTAGAAATGATCGCCACCATGCTGATTGAAGGGAAGGAGGGATTTGACAGGATTGTAAACAGTGTGCAGAACAGGACCAGTGACAACGGCACGACCCAGGCACAGGCAGTAGCTGCCCTGCGGCAAAAAGAAGCGATGGTCGTGAACTATTACAAGTCCGCTTACGACGTGGATTTCTACGCCTTGCAAAAAGCCACCAGGAATAGTATTAACGCACTTTTTTATTGATGCGCACCAAAATCTAAATGCAATATGAGAACAAATTTATCTCTGTATATATTACTTACTGCATTATTATTTGCCGCCTGTAAAAAGGAGGATGATAACGTATTTAAAAAATCGCCCGATGAAAGGCTCAATGAGGTACTTAGTACCTATAGTACTGCACTTACCAGCGCCCCTTACGGATGGAAGGCACTGGTATATCCCTCGGGTTTTCCTACCCTGCCATTTAGTTTCTATTTTAAGTTCGATACTGCGAACCGGGTACGAATGTATTCGGACTGGGATACAAGCACACTGACCAATGCCCGTGAAAGTAGTTATCGGCTAAAAGCCCTGCAGCAACCTTGTTTATTATTTGATACCTACAGTTACATTCATATACTCTGCGATCCCGATGCCAGCGTTAACGGCGGATATTATGGCAGCGGTCTGCTGTCTGATTTCGAGTTTATACTGGATGGTATGAGCAGCAATGGTGATACTATTAAACTTACAGGACGTCAGCATGCCAGCAAGGCCGTGCTCGTCAAAGCTACCTCCAAAGAGGCACAGGATTATTACGATAGAAAACGGAACTGGGACTTTAACTATTCTTCCCGGTTTCTTACTTATTTTAAAAAGCTGCACACTGGTAAAGGAGATTATGATATCTACATTAACCACAGCTTCAAACGCGTACGTATTGTAAACGCCAACGTAAAATTCAGTGCCGGTTTTTACCTGACACCCACAGGTGTCGCATTTGATAAACCCTTTACAGACGCCGGAGAAACCATTTATGGATTTGATGATGTCATCTGGTCAGAAAACAATCAGCTCATGAGCCTCAAGGTCAATGGCAGAGCTGCAACCATCAACAGTGATAAGAAGCCTTATATCGTGGACAGTACTGCCGGCAGCCGCTGGTACAATACCGCCCTGAATGCGGCCACCTACTTTATCGCGCCCAATGGCATTCATGTAGATGGCCAGGATGATTATTACAATTTAGCATCTGTTCCGGGTTTTACCTACCTGTTTTACTATCCGAATTTCGGACAGAGCGGGTATGACTTCAATGGACTAATGGAGAAGTCCTACTATGGGCCTGCCTATAAAGCGAAGTTCAGTACTGCAGGGATTACCACCTTCACCTATGGAGGCACTTTCTACACCATCCCTGACTACAGTACCACCGCTATATCTAACATCGTCACCAAATTCACAGAAAGCGCCGGTTACTACTTTGTACAAACCAGTGACAACAATACCTATGATATGGTGAATGTAAAAGATGCCCGTAGCTGGATCAGCTGGCAATTGTACTAATGCATTAACCCTAAATAATAGAAAAAGAGAACCATATGAGAACCAAGCCTGTTTCTGTACGCCCCGGGGCTATCTTATACCTGTTATTGTTGTTGCTGCCGGCCATTGGCCTGCATGCACAGACTGATATTACCATCGGTCTGGGCAACGGTAGCAACGGTAATACATCCTACCCGTGTCCTATACAACACTGGTACCAGGCCTCCCGGGCCCAATACCTTTATCGCGCTTCAGAGCTGACTGCCAAAGGCATGGGCCCTGGTATGATCAATGCG
This window of the Chitinophaga sancti genome carries:
- a CDS encoding SusC/RagA family TonB-linked outer membrane protein; amino-acid sequence: MLKKATLFLQLTVLVSLLSIHASGFGIQDALEKKISLELKDVLLKEALDKIGNLADVSFIYAGNSVTAIDKVDVNAHNEKVGMLLNRLLKPYSLSYTVLYDRIIIRQAEKKINSSVINTGHAVAFRTQDIKGVVLTINNEPLPGVAVMIKGTTRGTTTNDNGVFELKNIPANAVLVINLTGYESQEISLATIKRDQLTVILKEKTTKLQEVVVTGFQNIDKNKFSGAATRIKMEDAKIDGMADVSRMLEGRVAGVSIQNVSSTFGSAPKIRVRGATSINGDNKPLWVVDGVVLEDVVNISNDQLSSGDPTTLMGSSVAGLNPNDIESFDILKDAAATALYGARAMNGVVVITTKKGRVGKPSVVYSGNFSTQLKPNYGNYNIMNSGQQMSVLAELERKGALTSDILSRADNGVYGKMYEQLNADENGNFPLENTPAAKRKFLLRYASANTDWFNILFRTSFIQEHSLSISSGTDKSQSYFSTSFYHDKGWTVADRVSRYTLNFRNNYKLSDKISAGFSVLGSVRQQKAPGALSRTSNPVEGQYDRDFDINPFSYALNTSRTLTAFDESGKREYFRRNFAPFNILTEVENNYLKINMMDLRLQGDFSWKLAKNLRYELVGALRYVKSSREHQITENSNMANAYRANGNSTIAENNKFLYRDPDNPDALPQVVLPYGGFYNRTEDLLVNYDFRNSLNYSLNVADRHNLNVLVGQQVKYADRQNSSNTGYGYQYENGGVAFTDPRILKQTIESNFPYYGMSQDYDRFAAFYASATYAFKEKYNLTGTTRYDGSNKLGRSKNARWLPTWSISGSWNIDKEAFMKQASWVDYLALRASYGLTASMGPATNSNIVYQTVNTNRGHLDEVESVIKIAHLQNDDLTWEKMYTTNIGLDGTFFDRRFNFSIDAYNKKSFDLISLIKTSGIGGELYKAANYADMTSKGIEVMVGGDIVRTKDWGWKANVTFGYNTNKITNAKNIPSIFDLVVPEGGNKEGYPVRGLFSIKYEGLDPKNGYPRFLNQSGNSSPDVYLQDLNTSHLVYEGPVDPPANGGLSNTFRYKNLSLNVFVTYQWGNKIRLYPAFKTAYSDLDAMPKEFYDRWVMPGEETVTRTPSILDALEQNVIYGTYPYNNYNYSTDRVAKGDMIRLKTVSLTYQLPQHLTRKAGLSNLSVTGAAINPWLIYADSKLRGQDPEFFNTGGVAQPIQKQFTLSLKVGL
- a CDS encoding RagB/SusD family nutrient uptake outer membrane protein; this encodes MKNFTRVSLISLGLLTMSSCSKYLDQSPDSTWTELNTPQKVSQLLGTAYPQANYIVFAEAMSDNVTDKGAGVIERTNEDPYFFNDVNDIKEDSPEWYWTACYKAIAACNNALKACENAPDSSRYRAQKGEALVARAYAHFMLVNFFSKFYNAATAATDPGIPYVIEPETVVFEQYNRGTVAEVYDKIEKDLLAGIPLINDEKYEVPHYHFNKSAAHAFATRFYLFKKDYAKVVEFANKTFPNNDLASYMRPWNTTYRTMTPSMLWETYARATEKCNLLLVETQSTYGRNLARYRFGLDNNIETSVLSKNVAGGNYSYPIYYYGTRDYFVPKLTEYFVKASVNATIGDPYVMVPLFTTEEVLFNRAEANLYLGNTADVLSDLNLFASKRIVNYDAGRHAVSVAKAQTFYNTSNSNNALLNTILDFKRAEFLQEGHRWFDLQRYGVTITHYDIYGNKTTVAADDNRRVLQLPLSAQTAGLALNPR
- a CDS encoding zinc-binding metallopeptidase, which translates into the protein MKPLNAFFFFLLVIALAACSKENDDLSGVQDIPGLGGDTWVEDSLDKWLHDSLTVPYNIEVKYKWDQFEFDVTKTLVPPKEEVVVPAMQAIRKVWIDNYIRYAGELFFKKYSPKFFILSGSASWNDNGTITLGTAEGGRKVVMYLLNEFRTKGMDGYRLGDTANVKQIFHVIEHEFGHILHQNVMYPSEFKKISVGLYTANWNNIYDSDAHQDGFVTPYAMSSENEDFVEMIATMLIEGKEGFDRIVNSVQNRTSDNGTTQAQAVAALRQKEAMVVNYYKSAYDVDFYALQKATRNSINALFY
- a CDS encoding DUF4302 domain-containing protein, with protein sequence MRTNLSLYILLTALLFAACKKEDDNVFKKSPDERLNEVLSTYSTALTSAPYGWKALVYPSGFPTLPFSFYFKFDTANRVRMYSDWDTSTLTNARESSYRLKALQQPCLLFDTYSYIHILCDPDASVNGGYYGSGLLSDFEFILDGMSSNGDTIKLTGRQHASKAVLVKATSKEAQDYYDRKRNWDFNYSSRFLTYFKKLHTGKGDYDIYINHSFKRVRIVNANVKFSAGFYLTPTGVAFDKPFTDAGETIYGFDDVIWSENNQLMSLKVNGRAATINSDKKPYIVDSTAGSRWYNTALNAATYFIAPNGIHVDGQDDYYNLASVPGFTYLFYYPNFGQSGYDFNGLMEKSYYGPAYKAKFSTAGITTFTYGGTFYTIPDYSTTAISNIVTKFTESAGYYFVQTSDNNTYDMVNVKDARSWISWQLY